In the genome of Actinomadura graeca, one region contains:
- the ftsY gene encoding signal recognition particle-docking protein FtsY encodes MEYLIVIAGLVAVALIVGGVALLRPGRRGPRPPVEPEERRGGATAVDEAGGAAPTLERPPPTQAPAPPPTIEIEQPPPGAGRLVRLRARLARSQNTFGKTLLGLLSRETLDDDAWEEIEDTLITADMGTAVARQVTDDLRTRVQVLGTRDAAEVRAMLKDELVKQIGADLDRSLKTEPHGNRPAVLMVVGVNGTGKTTTCGKLARVLVGDGRTVLLGAADTFRAAAADQLETWGSRVGAQVVRKDEGTDPASVAFDAVRQGIDTKVDAVIVDTAGRLHTKTGLMDELGKVKRVVEKQAEVDEVLLVLDATTGQNGMQQARVFAEVVNVTGVVLTKLDGTAKGGIVVQVQRELGVPVKLVGLGEGPDDLAPFEPEAFVDAILGD; translated from the coding sequence ATGGAATATCTGATCGTCATCGCAGGGCTGGTCGCCGTCGCCCTGATCGTCGGCGGGGTCGCGTTGCTGCGGCCGGGCCGCCGCGGGCCCCGCCCGCCCGTCGAACCGGAGGAGCGGCGCGGCGGCGCCACCGCCGTCGACGAGGCGGGGGGCGCCGCGCCCACCCTTGAGCGGCCGCCCCCCACGCAGGCGCCGGCGCCCCCGCCCACGATCGAGATCGAGCAGCCGCCGCCGGGCGCCGGGCGGCTCGTCCGGCTGCGGGCCCGGCTCGCCCGCTCCCAGAACACCTTCGGCAAGACCCTCCTCGGCCTCCTGTCGCGCGAGACGCTCGACGACGACGCCTGGGAGGAGATCGAGGACACCCTCATCACCGCCGACATGGGCACCGCCGTCGCCCGCCAGGTCACCGACGACCTGCGCACCCGGGTGCAGGTGCTCGGCACCCGCGACGCCGCCGAGGTGCGTGCGATGCTCAAGGACGAGCTCGTCAAGCAGATCGGCGCCGACCTGGACCGCTCGCTGAAGACCGAGCCGCACGGCAACCGCCCGGCCGTCCTGATGGTCGTCGGCGTCAACGGCACCGGCAAGACCACCACCTGCGGGAAGCTCGCCCGCGTCCTCGTCGGCGACGGCCGCACCGTGCTGCTCGGCGCCGCCGACACCTTCCGCGCCGCCGCCGCCGACCAGCTGGAGACCTGGGGCTCGCGGGTCGGCGCGCAGGTCGTCCGCAAGGACGAGGGCACCGACCCCGCCAGCGTCGCGTTCGACGCCGTACGCCAGGGCATCGACACCAAGGTCGACGCGGTGATCGTCGACACCGCCGGGCGGCTGCACACCAAGACCGGGCTGATGGACGAGCTCGGCAAGGTCAAGCGCGTCGTGGAGAAGCAGGCCGAGGTCGACGAGGTCCTGCTCGTCCTGGACGCGACCACCGGGCAGAACGGCATGCAGCAGGCCCGCGTGTTCGCCGAGGTCGTCAACGTCACCGGCGTGGTGCTGACCAAGCTGGACGGCACCGCCAAGGGCGGCATCGTCGTCCAGGTGCAGCGCGAGCTGGGCGTCCCGGTAAAGCTGGTCGGCCTCGGCGAGGGGCCCGACGACCTCGCGCCCTTCGAACCCGAGGCGTTCGTGGACGCCATCCTGGGGGACTGA